In the genome of Acidobacteriota bacterium, the window CTCATGTAGGCCGCCGTACCGAGCACCATCCCCGCCACCGTGCCCGCCGAGGTCAACGTCGGTGACATCGACGGACTGGCGCCCGATTGCGACGGATCCAGGAGCGCCTTGGCCAGACCGAAGTCCAGCACCTTCACCACGCCGTCGTCGGTCAGTTTCACGTTGGCCGGTTTGAGATCGCGGTGGATAACACCGGACTCATGCGCCGCCTCGAAGGCATGCGCGATCTGCAGCGCCACCTCCAGCGTCTGCCGGCGCGACAGCGCGCTTCCCGCCAGACGCTGTTGCAAGTCCTGACCCTCGACCAACTCCATGGCCAGGAACGGCGTGTCGTCGACCTCGTGGATCCCGTGGATCCCCGCGATGTTCGGGTGGTTCAGAGAGGCAAGCAGCTTGGCCTCGCGCTCGAAGCGCGCCAACCGGTCCGGGTGGGTGGCCATTTCCGCAGGCAGCACCTTGATCGCCACCTCGCGATCGAGGGTGGTATCGACGGCGCGCCAGACGACGCCCATGCCGCCCTCGCCGAGCTTGTCGACGATCCGGTAGTGCAACAGGGTCCGGCCAGCTTCAACCGTCATGGATCACTCCTGGAGAGCGTGATTCTACAGGAAACCGGTCGGCGTCAGGCCATGGTCTTCGGGTGTGG includes:
- a CDS encoding serine/threonine protein kinase, giving the protein MTVEAGRTLLHYRIVDKLGEGGMGVVWRAVDTTLDREVAIKVLPAEMATHPDRLARFEREAKLLASLNHPNIAGIHGIHEVDDTPFLAMELVEGQDLQQRLAGSALSRRQTLEVALQIAHAFEAAHESGVIHRDLKPANVKLTDDGVVKVLDFGLAKALLDPSQSGASPSMSPTLTSAGTVAGMVLGTAAYMSPEQAKAKDVDRRADIWSFGVVLFEMLSGRRLFQGEGISETLAAVIMKEVEWGSLPADTPPRIRRLLERCLERDPNKRLRDIGDARIAIEEVVQA